In the Catharus ustulatus isolate bCatUst1 chromosome 18, bCatUst1.pri.v2, whole genome shotgun sequence genome, one interval contains:
- the SUSD2 gene encoding sushi domain-containing protein 2 — MKFIGLDVSFFILSTLTALWNAGAQDSCAQRCGELVGSCSCQVTCQSLGTCCPDYTEFCLQISPYSGSLMGGKDFLLNNTTLAASSVIKCRFKQEIITNGYVDKDGKAHCISPLLYETGFIPLEVSTDDGLTYPYSGTWLSVHHSKVSDEEKCTLVNETKWQYYGTPSTGGNLTLNWTHQTLDATHVNIEVWGYQETGDSYSENWMAEWKYLYTLAKEIPNTGKYSFLPVPAEGNYSTWHFGILRIIPSNYSEGQSNIQSIWSPEHALAWHLEKDFRNDPNAWATAKCIEWDRKEESLPNFLEEIADCPCTLAQARADTGRFHTDYGCDIEKGSVCTYHPGAVHCVRGIQASPRYGAGQQCCYDSTGTQILTRDSTGGSTPDRGHDWGSPPFLRPPRIPGFSHWLYDVISFYYCCLWSDNCDFYMKRRPSSDCRTYRPPRAASAFGDPHFLTFDGLNFTFNGLGEYTLLESDLTSLTVQGRTQQALFPNGTGAQGTGLSAVAMKENNSDVIEVRFSEGLNLQVLLNQRVLSFSEQTWLDLKGLFLYSTPGQKITVMFSSGSGVEIRRSGRILTLTILLPEKFMNHTQGLFGVMNGNPEDDFTFKNKSTLSVHASPQQVFEYGASWAVENETSLFTYDTEFLLNSFFYGEKHNASFLPVFSPSEDPADPLVEDMVSLCGSDPFCRFDVLTTRSLEVGISTRLSHQNHKQLVEHLEPVVSCGWLDHPTNGRKNSTNYLQGSTINFTCNEGYELTGSQERTCQVSGAWSGDTAQCSPVTAIKQIIVIGTVFGIVGLAVLARLAYLCRKQRVHKK, encoded by the exons atgaaattcatTGGTTTAGATGTTTCTTTCTTCATTCTCTCCACCCTCACTGCTCTTTGGAATGCAG GAGCTCAAGACTCTTGTGCACAGCGATGTGGGGAGCTGGTTGGAAGCTGTTCTTGCCAGGTGACATGCCAGTCCTTGGGGACATGCTGTCCTGATTACACAGAATTTTGTCTTCAAATTTCTCCATACTCAGGATCTCTTATGGGAGGCAAAGACTTTTTGCTTAACAACACAACTCTTGCTGCATCTTCTGTGATAAAATGCAG GTTCAAGCAGGAAATCATAACCAATGGCTATGTTGACAAGGATGGAAAAGCCCACTGCATCTCCCCATTGCTTTATGAGACTGGTTTCATCCCTCTTGAAGTTTCTACAGATGATGGGTTAACGTATCCCTACTCTGGAACTTGGTTATCAG TGCATCACAGCAAAGtttcagatgaagaaaaatgcacACTGGTAAATGAGACAAAATGGCAATACTATGGCACCCCCAGCACTGGTGGGAACTTAACTCTTAACTGGACACACCAGACACTTGATGCAACCCACGTCAACATAGAAGTCTGGGGATACCAGGAAACAG GTGACAGTTATTCAGAAAACTGGATGGCTGAATGGAAATATCTTTATACTTTGGCAAAAGAAATCCCCAATACAGGGAaatattctttccttcctgtACCCGCCGAGGGAAATTACAGTACATGGCACTTTGGAATTTTGAGAATTATACCCAGCAACTACTCAGAAGGTCAAAG caacATTCAATCAATCTGGAGCCCAGAACATGCATTGGCTTGGCATCTTGAGAAAGACTTCAGAAATGACCCAAATGCATGGGCAACTGCAAAATGTATTGAATGGGACAGAAAGGAAGAGTCGCTTCCAAACTTCTTGGAAGAAATTGCAGACTGCCCTTGCACCTTGGCACAGGCAAGAGCTGACACTGGCAGGTTTCAT ACAGATTATGGCTGTGACATTGAAAAGGGGAGTGTGTGTACTTACCATCCTGGTGCTGTGCATTGTGTAAGAGGCATCCAAGCCag TCCCCGGtatggggctgggcagcagtgctgctatGACTCCACGGGAACCCAGATCCTCACGCGCGACTCCACCGGAGGCAGCACACCTGACCGAGGGCATGACTGGGGCTCACCACCTTTCCTGAGGCCTCCCCGGATACCTGGCTTTTCCCATTGGCTTTACGATGTTATCAGCTTCTATTACTGCTGCCTGTGGTCTGACAATTGTGATTTCTACATGAAAAGGCGGCCCTCTAGTGACTGCAGGACGTACCGCCCGCCCCGAGCTG catctGCTTTTGGGGATCCTCATTTCCTTACATTTGATGGTCTGAACTTCACCTTCAACGGCCTAGGAGAATACACATTGTTAGAGTCTGATCTCACATCCCTGACAGTGCAAGGGAGGACACAGCAGGCACTCTTTCCCAATG GAACTGGGGCTCAGGGGACAGGCTTGTCTGCAGTGGCCATGAAGGAGAACAACTCTGATGTGATTGAAGTGCGCTTCTCTGAGGGTTTGAATCTGCAGGTCCTCCTGAACCAGAGGGTTCTCAGCTTCTCTGAACAAACTTGGCTGGACTTGAAAG GTCTCTTTCTGTATTCTACACCTGGTCAGAAGATCACAGTGATGTTCTCTTCTGGGTCTGGAGTGGAAATAAGGAGAAGTGGAAGAATTCTGACCCTGACAATTCTGCTCCCAGAGAAGTTTATGAATCACACACAGGGTCTCTTTGGGGTAATGAACGGCAATCCAGAGGATGACTTCACCTTCAAGAACAAATCCACCTTGTCAGTTCATGCAAGTCCCCAGCAGGTGTTTGAGTATGGAGCTAGCT GGGCTGTTGAAAACGAAACGTCTCTCTTTACTTACGACACGGAGTTCTTACTGAACAGTTTCTTTTATGGGGAAAAGCACAATGCTTCCTTTCTGCCTGTGTTCTCCCCTTCTGAAGACCCTGCTGACCCCCTGGTAGAAGACATGGTCTCACTCTGTGGCTCTGACCCATTCTGCAGATTTGATGTCCTGACAACAAGAAGCCTTGAAGTGGGAATTTCCACAAGACTTTCCCATCAGAATCACAAGCAGCTGGTAGAACATCTAGAGCCAG TGGTCTCTTGTGGCTGGCTGGATCATCCAACCAATGGAAGAAAGAATTCCACTAACTACCTGCAGGGCTCAACCATCAATTTTACCTGCAACGAGGGCTATGAACTCACAGGGTCACAGGAAAGAACCTGCCAAGTGTCAGGAGCCTGGTCAGgggacacagctcagtgcagccCAGTAACAG